In a single window of the Synechococcus sp. HK05 genome:
- a CDS encoding chlorophyll a/b-binding protein encodes MASSDFKIPYQRTGFVPFAESLNGRLAMLGFVIAIATEALSGKGILGQLGLG; translated from the coding sequence ATGGCCAGCTCTGACTTCAAGATCCCTTACCAGCGCACGGGCTTTGTCCCCTTTGCTGAATCCCTCAATGGCCGCCTGGCCATGCTTGGGTTCGTGATCGCCATCGCCACCGAGGCGCTGAGCGGCAAGGGCATCCTCGGCCAGCTGGGTCTGGGCTGA